A genomic segment from Kyrpidia tusciae DSM 2912 encodes:
- a CDS encoding TetR/AcrR family transcriptional regulator, whose protein sequence is MRKDRAKYVAILQAAVKVMAESGYYNAQVSRIAREAGVADGTVYLYFKNKEDILISILRETIGEIIERVQAALAGLEDPAEMLHRLVFLYFRGLAETKDLAMVTQVHLRQTNPDVRRKIGDIMRPYYRIIDGIIERGVDQGMFRPTIDRRIARRMIFGTMDETVTAWVLTGAKYDLVALAGPVVDLLLGGLVRREDERWRKEPDRKESLG, encoded by the coding sequence CTGCGCAAGGATCGAGCAAAATACGTAGCGATTCTGCAGGCGGCCGTAAAAGTGATGGCCGAGTCCGGGTACTATAATGCCCAGGTGTCCCGGATTGCCCGGGAGGCCGGGGTCGCGGACGGCACCGTGTACCTCTATTTTAAAAACAAAGAAGATATTCTCATCTCCATTCTCCGGGAGACGATCGGGGAGATCATCGAACGGGTCCAGGCGGCTCTGGCCGGGCTCGAAGATCCCGCCGAGATGTTGCATCGTTTGGTGTTTCTGTACTTTCGAGGACTTGCGGAAACGAAAGACCTGGCCATGGTCACCCAGGTCCACCTCCGTCAGACCAATCCCGACGTGAGACGCAAGATCGGCGACATTATGCGCCCCTATTACCGAATCATCGATGGGATCATCGAGCGGGGAGTGGATCAGGGAATGTTTCGACCGACCATCGATCGGCGCATCGCTCGGCGAATGATCTTTGGCACCATGGACGAAACGGTCACCGCCTGGGTTTTGACCGGAGCGAAGTATGACCTGGTGGCCCTGGCGGGGCCGGTGGTAGACCTGTTACTCGGAGGGCTGGTCCGCCGCGAAGATGAACGATGGCGAAAAGAACCGGACAGAAAGGAGTCCTTGGGATGA
- a CDS encoding energy-coupling factor transporter transmembrane component T family protein, with protein sequence MKTELLLGQYLPRQTFLHRLDPRSKLLIALLLTIDLMKAQWPWEVLGFGALAVLGMGIARVPLRSALRTLRPILFLIAFSAVMNLTAPGPRWIEAGPVTLTRTGLVLALDTLTRIPALILLASLLVWTTSPAALADGLASSLHPMEKLGRPGRAAASGLRDLIFFAGLALRLIPQVHQSFRRVKMSFLARGLEVDTGPARVRWRYLAEMIVPWLVAILRSADDISLALTARGYRRGAAPTPLYIQPWSRREILSVAAAGLVTLWVWRHAFVGLLGIAALPV encoded by the coding sequence ATGAAAACCGAACTCTTACTCGGACAGTACCTGCCGAGGCAAACTTTCCTCCACCGGCTTGACCCTCGCAGCAAACTGTTGATCGCTCTCCTCCTCACCATCGACCTCATGAAGGCGCAGTGGCCGTGGGAGGTGTTGGGATTTGGTGCGTTGGCCGTCCTGGGCATGGGCATCGCCCGGGTGCCCCTGCGATCTGCCCTCAGAACTTTACGCCCAATCCTTTTTCTAATCGCCTTCAGCGCGGTCATGAATCTCACCGCCCCGGGACCCCGCTGGATCGAGGCCGGCCCAGTCACTCTCACCCGGACGGGCCTGGTTCTCGCCCTGGACACCTTGACCCGGATTCCCGCTTTGATCCTCCTGGCCTCTCTTCTGGTGTGGACCACCTCGCCCGCCGCTTTGGCCGACGGACTGGCGTCCTCTCTCCATCCCATGGAAAAATTGGGCCGCCCCGGACGGGCGGCGGCGTCCGGTTTGCGGGATTTGATCTTTTTCGCTGGACTGGCCCTGCGCCTAATCCCCCAGGTGCACCAATCGTTCCGCCGGGTCAAAATGTCCTTTCTGGCCCGGGGTCTGGAGGTGGACACCGGGCCAGCCCGGGTCAGGTGGCGCTACCTCGCGGAGATGATCGTCCCTTGGCTGGTGGCGATCCTCCGAAGCGCCGACGACATCTCCCTGGCTCTTACCGCCCGGGGTTACCGCCGGGGTGCCGCCCCCACCCCGCTGTACATCCAACCCTGGTCCCGGCGCGAAATCCTCTCGGTGGCGGCCGCTGGCCTCGTCACCCTGTGGGTCTGGCGACACGCCTTCGTCGGCCTCCTCGGCATCGCGGCTCTCCCTGTCTAG
- a CDS encoding cysteine hydrolase family protein: MREALLLIDLSKDFIDMDGALTCGAAGQEIIPYVRRLIEKFRREGRPILDIRDDHMESDYEIRAGLFPPHCLTGTPGRELEDRLAAAVEGYEGYVTWPKKTYDATYETPLLDYLDREGITRLHVAGVCTDICVVSTGLGLYKHRVTKRGDLEIAVHRQGVASFNAQAHEMALNHMEHVLKCEIV, translated from the coding sequence GTGCGAGAAGCTCTGCTTTTGATCGACTTATCGAAAGATTTTATCGATATGGATGGGGCTTTGACGTGTGGAGCGGCGGGACAGGAGATCATCCCCTACGTTCGGAGGTTAATCGAAAAGTTCCGCCGGGAGGGCCGACCGATCCTCGACATTCGGGACGATCATATGGAGTCGGACTACGAGATTCGGGCCGGACTTTTTCCGCCCCATTGTTTGACCGGCACCCCGGGTCGGGAGCTGGAAGACCGGCTGGCCGCGGCGGTGGAGGGCTACGAGGGGTATGTGACCTGGCCGAAGAAAACGTATGACGCCACCTACGAGACGCCGCTGCTGGACTACTTAGATCGAGAAGGGATCACCCGATTGCACGTGGCCGGGGTTTGCACAGACATCTGCGTGGTCAGCACAGGCCTCGGCTTGTACAAACACCGGGTGACGAAACGGGGAGATCTGGAGATTGCCGTTCACCGCCAAGGGGTGGCGTCTTTCAATGCCCAGGCTCACGAGATGGCGCTGAATCACATGGAGCACGTGCTGAAGTGCGAGATCGTCTAG
- a CDS encoding biotin transporter BioY, with translation MVMAALMAAVTGALAYVAVPLPFTQVPISGQNLGVMLSGLLLGPWWGGLSMVLYVLLVALGVPIGARGHAGLGVLLGPTGGYLIGFIIGAFVIGWFVRGRLTIFRALVGSVVGGALVAYIPGAAWLAHVGHLTAGQAITLGVLPFIPGDLVKAVIAAVAAVGVDRAYSLAGVRGRAPW, from the coding sequence ATGGTAATGGCGGCGCTCATGGCCGCGGTCACCGGGGCGCTGGCCTATGTGGCGGTCCCGCTTCCTTTCACCCAAGTGCCCATCAGCGGGCAAAACTTGGGTGTCATGCTGTCGGGGCTGTTGCTCGGGCCCTGGTGGGGCGGACTCAGTATGGTCTTATACGTTTTGTTGGTGGCGCTGGGCGTTCCCATCGGCGCCCGGGGACATGCGGGCCTCGGGGTTCTGCTCGGTCCGACGGGCGGGTATCTGATTGGATTTATCATCGGTGCCTTCGTCATCGGTTGGTTCGTGCGAGGTCGGTTGACGATTTTTCGGGCTCTTGTGGGGAGTGTGGTCGGGGGCGCCCTGGTGGCGTACATTCCCGGGGCCGCTTGGCTGGCCCACGTCGGGCATCTGACCGCGGGACAAGCCATCACCCTGGGGGTGCTGCCCTTTATTCCCGGGGATCTCGTTAAAGCGGTGATTGCCGCAGTCGCGGCGGTGGGGGTGGACCGGGCCTACTCCCTGGCAGGAGTCCGGGGCCGGGCGCCCTGGTGA
- a CDS encoding adenosylcobinamide-GDP ribazoletransferase codes for MAVAGIGRWAVREAAALTTAARFLSRIPVPLFGEMDEQGQRRSLRWYAFVGVILGALMWLMAQLLFLLRVPAPGAAALVMAADLWLTGGLHLDGWMDTADGLGSRRERERALEIMRDSRVGAFGVMAAIGVLLAEWAFLDMWIAEGAPFEVTAAAWGIARWTMVWAVAAFPYARAEGMGAALRGAGPRDVAAAGVALLIPGFPAVVSGQWSVLVGAGLAFFGVQFWARRVARRLGGLTGDVYGALCVFTQVCALVAMEVLGRWM; via the coding sequence GTGGCGGTAGCCGGGATTGGACGATGGGCGGTCCGGGAAGCGGCTGCCCTGACCACCGCCGCGCGATTTCTCAGCCGAATTCCGGTGCCCCTTTTCGGGGAAATGGACGAACAAGGGCAGAGGCGCAGCCTGCGCTGGTACGCCTTTGTCGGGGTCATCCTCGGAGCCCTGATGTGGCTGATGGCGCAGTTGTTGTTCCTTCTGCGGGTGCCGGCGCCCGGGGCGGCGGCCCTGGTGATGGCGGCAGATCTGTGGCTCACCGGGGGGCTTCACCTGGACGGGTGGATGGATACGGCGGACGGGCTGGGCAGTCGCCGGGAACGGGAGCGGGCCCTGGAAATTATGCGGGACAGCCGGGTGGGCGCCTTTGGCGTGATGGCCGCCATCGGGGTGCTCCTGGCGGAATGGGCATTCTTGGATATGTGGATCGCCGAAGGGGCGCCCTTTGAGGTGACGGCGGCCGCCTGGGGCATCGCTCGCTGGACCATGGTCTGGGCGGTGGCGGCGTTTCCCTACGCCCGGGCGGAAGGAATGGGGGCCGCCCTTCGGGGGGCGGGACCTCGGGATGTGGCCGCGGCGGGTGTGGCGCTTCTCATCCCCGGATTCCCGGCGGTGGTCTCCGGCCAGTGGTCGGTGCTTGTCGGTGCAGGTCTCGCCTTTTTTGGCGTTCAGTTTTGGGCCCGTCGGGTGGCCCGGCGGTTGGGGGGCTTGACCGGGGACGTCTACGGAGCCTTGTGCGTGTTCACCCAGGTGTGCGCCCTGGTGGCGATGGAGGTGTTGGGTCGGTGGATGTGA
- a CDS encoding cytochrome c oxidase subunit 2A — MAQMSAPKTRERETEAEENLKGTLASVFIVGAVLLASWLGVFILFLDRN; from the coding sequence ATGGCCCAGATGTCAGCTCCAAAAACCAGGGAGCGGGAGACGGAAGCAGAGGAGAACCTGAAAGGGACTCTGGCTTCGGTATTTATCGTGGGGGCGGTTCTGTTGGCGTCGTGGCTCGGGGTCTTCATTCTCTTTTTGGACAGGAATTGA
- the cobD gene encoding threonine-phosphate decarboxylase CobD gives MRPFMDHGGNVREYRERWGGDPGDLADFSANINPLGPPESVKSAMRAALQEAHRYPDPRQEGFRRQVAERWGMTSDAVIVGNGAAELIFLAMFAWRPRRILALAPSFSEYEDAARAVGAEIERILLHPERGFVPDAGAVVDALGTGVDLLVLANPNNPTGVLWDSAALERVLDEAEEAGVRVLLDEAFLDFCSDEQIRSQIPRAGRRPGLFVLRSMTKFYSIPGVRLGYGVASPEEIRRMEGLRPPWSVNGVALAAGAAALEDEDFPARSRRWIIQQRRRMAETFGKLGFSVTDARANFLLAWREDFDIGREWPRLARRGVFVRDCRTFPGLDRRYLRVAVRPKRDQERLFAGIREGLEDVRVT, from the coding sequence ATGCGCCCGTTCATGGATCACGGCGGCAATGTCCGGGAGTACCGGGAGCGCTGGGGCGGAGATCCGGGGGATCTCGCTGATTTTAGCGCCAACATCAATCCCCTGGGGCCACCGGAGTCGGTGAAATCGGCCATGAGGGCGGCCCTGCAGGAGGCCCACCGTTACCCGGACCCCCGCCAGGAGGGATTTCGCCGGCAGGTGGCCGAGCGGTGGGGAATGACCTCGGACGCGGTCATTGTGGGCAATGGAGCGGCGGAACTGATCTTTCTCGCAATGTTTGCCTGGCGGCCCCGGCGGATTCTTGCCTTGGCCCCATCTTTTTCGGAGTACGAGGACGCCGCCCGGGCGGTGGGGGCCGAGATTGAGCGGATCCTCCTCCATCCGGAGCGGGGGTTTGTTCCGGACGCGGGGGCGGTGGTCGACGCTCTCGGGACCGGGGTGGACCTGCTGGTTCTCGCCAATCCCAATAATCCCACGGGTGTTCTTTGGGATTCGGCAGCCCTGGAAAGGGTGCTGGATGAGGCGGAGGAGGCCGGGGTGCGGGTGCTTTTGGATGAAGCCTTTCTCGATTTTTGCTCCGATGAGCAAATTCGGAGTCAGATCCCCCGGGCCGGCCGGCGGCCGGGGCTTTTCGTCCTTCGCTCGATGACCAAATTCTACAGTATCCCCGGAGTGCGTTTGGGCTACGGGGTGGCGTCTCCCGAGGAGATCCGGAGGATGGAGGGGTTGCGGCCCCCGTGGTCGGTGAACGGCGTGGCCCTGGCGGCGGGGGCGGCGGCTTTGGAAGATGAGGACTTCCCGGCGCGCAGCCGGCGTTGGATCATCCAGCAGCGCCGGCGGATGGCGGAGACCTTTGGGAAACTCGGGTTTTCCGTCACCGACGCCAGGGCGAATTTTTTGCTCGCTTGGCGGGAGGATTTTGACATCGGCCGGGAGTGGCCCCGCCTGGCCCGCCGGGGGGTGTTCGTTCGGGACTGCCGAACGTTTCCCGGGCTGGACCGGCGGTATCTTCGGGTGGCGGTGCGGCCAAAGCGGGACCAGGAGCGCCTGTTCGCCGGCATTCGCGAAGGGCTGGAAGACGTCCGCGTCACCTGA
- a CDS encoding cytochrome c oxidase subunit II, protein MHLHRYEKIWLTVGVLTLIAFIITLGVNAFAMGAQPPSNTQVMDPTKVSQTPPFDQPALKQIGQNNYVANMTAFVFSYAPNRMEVPVGSTVTFNVTSKDVVHGFEIPGTNVNMMIIPGLVNSATHTFTKPGDYLILCNEYCGTGHQLMAAHLIVK, encoded by the coding sequence ATGCACTTGCATCGCTATGAAAAAATCTGGCTCACCGTTGGCGTGCTGACGTTGATTGCATTTATCATCACACTTGGGGTGAACGCCTTCGCCATGGGGGCTCAACCGCCGAGTAACACTCAGGTGATGGACCCGACCAAAGTGAGCCAGACGCCGCCTTTCGATCAACCTGCTTTGAAACAAATCGGCCAGAACAATTACGTGGCCAACATGACGGCGTTTGTGTTTAGCTATGCACCGAACCGCATGGAGGTCCCGGTGGGATCCACGGTGACTTTCAACGTCACGAGTAAAGATGTGGTGCACGGGTTTGAAATACCGGGGACGAACGTGAATATGATGATCATTCCCGGGTTGGTCAACTCCGCGACCCACACCTTCACAAAGCCCGGGGATTACTTAATTCTTTGTAACGAGTACTGCGGAACCGGCCACCAGTTGATGGCTGCTCACTTAATTGTGAAGTAG
- a CDS encoding b(o/a)3-type cytochrome-c oxidase subunit 1 produces MAQAQVAEAQDVRVDRAAARLSLAYVLVAFLSFGVAATAGLLQGLDRGGVITLPKWLNYYQILTAHGVYMGLLFTTYFIIGFFFSGVARTTGGSLPPVARRLGWLGWWMMVIGQVAATFEVLAGNASVLYTFYAPMKASPLFYIGTALVVVGSWFGGYGVFAAYRVWKRKNPGKLSPLFTFMAFATMLLWQIATIGVALEVVLQLIPWSFGWVSTVNVLLSRMLFWYFGHPLVYFWLLPAYTMWYAVMPKIIGGKVFSDALARTSFVMFILLSTPVGFHHQLLEPGIPPLWKFLHVTLTMFVVVPSLMTAFNMFAVFESAGRAKGATGLFGWFKKLPWNDVRFMAPMMGMIAFIPGGAGGIINASNQMNEVVHNTIFITGHFHLTVGTAVAMTFFGISYWLLPHLTGRKLTRAANKVGLVQAVIWATGMLLMSGSMHYMGLLGVPRRTAYTTYMNDPTAVSWMPLEGVMALGGTLLFIGAMLMIGMVVYLTWFAPKGFEEYPIGEVANPAEATPRVLERWPVIISLAAVLILVAYAYPVIDTLQNAPPSAPGIRTW; encoded by the coding sequence ATGGCGCAAGCACAAGTGGCGGAAGCCCAGGATGTGCGGGTGGACCGAGCAGCCGCCCGGTTGAGCTTGGCTTACGTGTTGGTGGCTTTTTTGTCTTTCGGAGTGGCGGCAACCGCCGGCCTGCTCCAAGGTCTGGACCGGGGCGGCGTCATCACCCTGCCGAAATGGTTGAACTATTACCAGATTCTCACTGCGCACGGCGTGTACATGGGGCTTCTTTTTACCACCTACTTTATCATTGGCTTTTTCTTTTCCGGTGTCGCCCGAACCACTGGCGGTTCATTGCCCCCGGTGGCCCGCAGGCTGGGCTGGCTCGGCTGGTGGATGATGGTCATCGGGCAAGTGGCGGCGACCTTCGAAGTATTAGCGGGAAATGCGTCGGTCCTGTACACGTTTTACGCGCCGATGAAGGCGTCGCCGCTCTTCTATATCGGCACGGCCCTGGTGGTGGTGGGCAGTTGGTTCGGGGGGTACGGCGTCTTTGCGGCATACCGGGTCTGGAAACGGAAAAATCCCGGTAAGCTCTCGCCCCTTTTCACCTTTATGGCCTTTGCCACCATGCTGCTCTGGCAGATCGCGACCATCGGCGTGGCCCTGGAGGTCGTTCTGCAACTGATTCCGTGGTCTTTTGGCTGGGTTTCGACCGTCAATGTGTTACTGAGCCGGATGTTGTTCTGGTATTTCGGCCATCCCCTGGTGTATTTCTGGCTGCTTCCAGCATACACCATGTGGTATGCGGTGATGCCGAAAATCATCGGCGGCAAGGTGTTCAGCGACGCTTTGGCGCGAACCAGTTTTGTGATGTTTATCCTGCTCTCGACGCCCGTCGGCTTTCACCATCAATTGTTGGAGCCGGGTATTCCGCCGCTGTGGAAATTCTTGCATGTGACTTTGACCATGTTTGTCGTGGTTCCTTCTCTGATGACCGCTTTCAATATGTTTGCGGTGTTTGAATCGGCGGGCCGCGCCAAGGGAGCGACGGGGCTGTTCGGGTGGTTTAAAAAGCTCCCCTGGAACGATGTGCGGTTTATGGCTCCGATGATGGGCATGATCGCCTTCATCCCGGGCGGTGCCGGTGGGATTATCAACGCCAGTAACCAGATGAACGAGGTCGTTCACAATACGATCTTTATCACAGGTCACTTCCACCTGACCGTCGGCACAGCAGTGGCAATGACCTTCTTCGGCATCAGTTATTGGCTGTTGCCGCACCTCACAGGTCGAAAGTTGACGCGGGCGGCCAATAAAGTGGGACTCGTCCAGGCGGTGATCTGGGCCACCGGGATGCTGCTCATGTCCGGTTCCATGCATTACATGGGGCTCTTGGGTGTACCCCGGCGCACTGCCTACACGACTTACATGAATGACCCCACTGCAGTCAGCTGGATGCCCCTCGAGGGGGTCATGGCACTCGGTGGTACGCTGCTTTTCATCGGAGCCATGCTCATGATCGGCATGGTCGTTTACTTGACTTGGTTTGCTCCGAAAGGCTTTGAGGAGTACCCGATCGGAGAGGTGGCCAATCCTGCGGAGGCGACGCCCCGGGTCTTGGAACGCTGGCCGGTGATCATCTCGTTGGCCGCGGTCCTGATCCTTGTGGCCTACGCCTACCCTGTCATCGATACGCTGCAAAATGCGCCTCCCAGCGCTCCGGGGATACGGACTTGGTAG
- a CDS encoding ABC transporter ATP-binding protein, translating into MLALNCKIIRWDDGDNQAPVLENVDFQAPRGTWTCVIGRNGSGKSTLLLALAGLLPVAPGSLTVDGQPLEQVNPAARLVLGRGTHQIVGSTPAEDIAWGLQLQRLAPDAIRRRTADALEAFNLVDLAERPIHLLSGGQLQRLALAGAWATKPGWILADEPTSMLDPDHQERVLDLLATLRDRGAGIVHSTHSLEEMERADRVWLVDGGRVIPLGTPEEAQEAWERIAEGGFPKPWKWKVIEHMTVPPRAEKDSRRPKPAGADPGVHPGAAAGPVSWIFLAGVLQGVNSGKPGPDPRPQDAEPVATLTDVVVEGRLQLERCELYPGITALLGPSGAGKTTLLALLGGLLPPNSGSFHMREGDPYRARRALTQLRQNAAMALQFPEQQLFAPTVYEDMAYALRRRGLRAEEVDKRVRTTASDLGLTHLLERSPFTLSFGEQRRVALGGILALNPRILLLDEPFAGIDPAGRTALAGLLKNWAKRTGGALVVASHHIEELLDVADRWWLLKGGRLTAAGSLSAVARATWSGGDHPVAAAKLRVAARWSSRV; encoded by the coding sequence ATGCTGGCACTGAACTGCAAGATCATAAGATGGGACGACGGGGACAACCAGGCCCCCGTCCTGGAAAATGTGGATTTTCAAGCGCCCCGGGGGACATGGACCTGCGTGATCGGCCGCAATGGATCGGGGAAGTCCACCTTGCTGCTGGCCTTGGCCGGCCTTTTGCCCGTGGCCCCGGGCAGCCTCACGGTGGACGGACAGCCGTTGGAACAAGTCAACCCCGCCGCCCGCTTGGTGTTGGGCCGGGGAACTCATCAGATCGTGGGCAGTACCCCCGCAGAGGATATCGCTTGGGGCCTGCAGTTGCAACGCCTCGCCCCGGACGCGATTCGGCGTCGGACTGCTGATGCCCTGGAGGCATTCAACCTGGTGGATCTCGCCGAACGGCCCATTCATCTTCTTTCCGGCGGTCAACTCCAAAGATTGGCCCTGGCGGGGGCATGGGCGACGAAGCCGGGATGGATTCTGGCCGATGAACCCACGTCGATGCTGGATCCCGATCATCAAGAACGAGTCCTGGATCTCCTCGCCACCCTTCGGGACCGGGGGGCCGGAATTGTCCACTCGACCCATTCATTGGAAGAAATGGAGCGGGCGGACCGGGTGTGGCTGGTGGACGGAGGCCGGGTGATTCCGCTGGGAACGCCCGAAGAAGCTCAGGAGGCGTGGGAACGGATCGCCGAAGGGGGGTTCCCAAAACCGTGGAAATGGAAAGTGATCGAGCACATGACAGTCCCCCCTCGGGCAGAAAAAGACTCCCGCCGACCTAAACCCGCGGGCGCAGACCCGGGAGTCCACCCCGGTGCGGCGGCCGGCCCGGTGTCCTGGATTTTTCTCGCCGGGGTCCTGCAGGGTGTGAATTCCGGGAAACCTGGGCCGGATCCGCGGCCACAAGATGCTGAACCCGTCGCCACCCTGACCGATGTGGTCGTGGAGGGCCGGCTGCAATTGGAACGGTGTGAACTCTACCCGGGCATCACCGCCCTCCTCGGACCCAGCGGGGCAGGCAAAACGACGCTCCTCGCCCTCCTCGGCGGGCTCCTGCCGCCGAACTCCGGCAGTTTTCACATGAGGGAAGGCGACCCCTACCGGGCCCGCCGGGCCCTGACACAGCTCAGGCAAAACGCGGCCATGGCTTTGCAGTTTCCCGAGCAACAACTTTTTGCGCCGACGGTGTACGAAGACATGGCCTACGCCCTGCGGCGCCGGGGCCTTCGGGCCGAAGAAGTCGACAAAAGGGTTCGGACGACGGCGTCCGATCTCGGCCTTACCCACCTGCTGGAGCGCTCGCCTTTTACCCTCAGCTTTGGCGAACAGCGCAGGGTGGCCCTGGGGGGCATCCTGGCCCTCAACCCGCGCATCCTGCTGCTCGACGAGCCCTTCGCCGGGATTGATCCTGCCGGCCGAACGGCCCTGGCTGGGCTTCTTAAAAATTGGGCAAAACGAACCGGAGGGGCTCTCGTGGTGGCCAGCCACCACATCGAAGAGCTCCTGGATGTGGCCGACCGGTGGTGGCTGCTGAAGGGTGGGCGACTGACCGCCGCAGGTTCCTTGTCCGCCGTCGCCCGGGCTACCTGGTCCGGAGGGGACCACCCCGTCGCAGCGGCCAAATTGCGCGTCGCCGCCCGGTGGTCTTCCCGGGTTTGA
- the cbiB gene encoding adenosylcobinamide-phosphate synthase CbiB, which produces MEALAGLILDALVGEPPGAVHPVVGLGRCIEAGERGLRRLFRVPPLRGESGGPDGVGPSGSVPGAGRGGGSTSKAPFGRRVRERWAGGILAVGVVGLTYAVTGLTVWLGGHFHPALGFAVSALWVWVAVAPRNLAQAAKRVSGFLQAGDLEGARKAAGMMVSRSTGGLPEGEVIRAAVESVAENIVDAIIAPLFYAALGGGPAAMAYRAANTLDAMIGYRNVRYLDFGRVAARLDDVLNWIPARITGALMLGAAGILGLDVRGAFRAIRKDARRHPSPNGGIPEAAAAGALGVRLGGWNLYHGRRSFRPYLGPGERALEPRDISRAVRLMAWTTAEMAVLILVAEGIAGWR; this is translated from the coding sequence ATGGAGGCTTTGGCCGGCCTGATCCTCGATGCCCTGGTGGGAGAACCGCCCGGGGCGGTTCATCCGGTGGTGGGACTCGGGCGCTGCATCGAAGCCGGGGAGAGGGGGTTGCGCCGTCTGTTTCGGGTGCCTCCGCTTCGGGGAGAGAGCGGCGGTCCGGACGGCGTGGGCCCATCCGGCTCAGTTCCCGGTGCTGGGCGCGGAGGTGGGAGCACCTCCAAGGCTCCCTTTGGTCGTCGGGTCCGGGAACGATGGGCAGGTGGTATTTTGGCCGTCGGGGTGGTGGGATTGACCTACGCGGTCACGGGCTTGACCGTATGGCTGGGAGGGCATTTTCATCCCGCCCTCGGGTTTGCGGTGTCCGCCCTGTGGGTCTGGGTGGCGGTGGCGCCTCGAAATCTCGCTCAAGCGGCAAAGCGGGTGTCCGGGTTCCTCCAGGCGGGGGACCTGGAGGGAGCCAGGAAGGCGGCCGGGATGATGGTGAGTCGAAGCACCGGCGGTCTTCCCGAAGGGGAGGTGATCCGGGCGGCTGTGGAAAGTGTGGCGGAAAATATCGTGGACGCCATCATCGCCCCTTTATTCTACGCCGCCCTTGGCGGGGGGCCGGCGGCCATGGCCTACCGGGCGGCCAACACCCTCGATGCCATGATCGGGTACCGCAATGTCCGCTATCTGGATTTTGGCCGGGTGGCGGCCCGGCTGGATGATGTGCTGAACTGGATTCCGGCACGGATCACCGGCGCGTTGATGCTGGGGGCGGCCGGTATCCTCGGGCTTGATGTGCGAGGGGCATTCCGGGCCATTCGCAAGGACGCCCGGCGACATCCCAGCCCCAACGGGGGGATCCCCGAGGCGGCGGCGGCCGGCGCTTTGGGAGTGCGGCTCGGGGGCTGGAACCTGTATCACGGGCGGCGGTCCTTCCGTCCGTACCTGGGCCCCGGGGAACGCGCCTTAGAACCCCGGGATATCTCCCGAGCGGTGCGGCTCATGGCGTGGACCACCGCGGAGATGGCGGTGTTGATTTTGGTGGCGGAGGGGATCGCCGGGTGGCGGTAG
- a CDS encoding electron transfer flavoprotein subunit beta/FixA family protein produces MNIIVCMKQTFDTEERIVLDNGKIKEDGVKFVINPYDEFAVEEAIRLKEQHGGQVTVITLGPPRAEEALRTALAMGADDAVIIDDPSLFGDEYTAAQVLAKAVEKHPYDIILAGNQAVDDGSGQVAVRLAELLGIPHIGTVTKLEVADGKVRAERDAEGDVEVVEGDLPILVTAQQGLNEPRYPSLIGIRKANKKPITRYTAADLGLDASEVGAKAEILEIFLPKPKVGGRILQGDLADQVKELVQGLRSDEKVL; encoded by the coding sequence ATGAACATCATTGTGTGCATGAAACAGACTTTCGATACCGAGGAACGCATCGTTCTCGACAATGGAAAGATTAAGGAAGACGGGGTCAAGTTCGTGATCAATCCGTATGACGAGTTCGCGGTGGAAGAGGCGATCCGTCTCAAAGAGCAACACGGAGGCCAGGTCACGGTGATCACTCTCGGGCCGCCCCGGGCGGAGGAGGCTTTGCGAACGGCGTTGGCCATGGGGGCGGACGATGCGGTCATCATCGATGATCCGAGCCTGTTTGGGGATGAGTACACGGCGGCCCAGGTGCTGGCGAAGGCTGTAGAGAAGCATCCCTACGATATCATTCTCGCCGGGAATCAGGCGGTGGATGACGGCTCGGGCCAGGTCGCCGTCCGGCTGGCGGAACTGCTCGGCATTCCACATATCGGCACGGTTACAAAGCTTGAGGTGGCGGACGGGAAGGTGCGGGCGGAGCGGGATGCGGAAGGGGACGTCGAGGTGGTGGAGGGCGACCTGCCCATCTTGGTCACCGCCCAACAGGGGCTCAATGAGCCGCGGTATCCGTCCTTGATCGGTATCCGCAAGGCCAACAAAAAGCCCATCACCCGGTATACTGCCGCGGACCTCGGCCTCGATGCGTCTGAGGTTGGCGCGAAAGCGGAGATCCTCGAGATCTTCCTGCCCAAGCCAAAGGTTGGCGGGCGGATTCTCCAGGGGGATTTGGCCGATCAGGTAAAGGAATTGGTTCAGGGCCTGCGTTCAGACGAAAAAGTGCTCTAA